In a genomic window of Vicinamibacterales bacterium:
- a CDS encoding ADOP family duplicated permease, with product MITSVRLAIRQWAERPLVALAAIVSLALGIGANTAIFTVLHGSILQPLPYAEPDRLVGLWETSRDEDHRSLAPANFADWRRLTTAFDGMAAYGNVPGTLSGVGEVQRLRAVAASANLFGVLGVQPIAGRRMAAGDDAAGATPTAMVTEGLARRLFGSPQAAVGTILTVDDVAYTTVGVLGGPLELPNTRDAEIWLSGIDGLPRSEAFPQGLAGVRDSHFIRAVGRLRRGVSIGQAQAQLTAVMDALATEYPATNAGLGARIVPLQEDLVGGVRSLVWILQAAVAVLLLIACANVAHLLLGQAAARRDELATRLALGATEGRIVRQFLAETLVIAVPGGAAGIALAVAGIRALLLAAPAELPRLREVAVDGVVLAFACVVTLGTTLVFGLVPAWQAARDGARVTPGARGVAGSRTVRRWHHGLAVGELALAEVLLVGAALLLVSFANATRVDLGFQTDGRVGAELSLRNDYIRTVAPNGDIDPALKFRFVDRVLDALAGTDGVRATAAGFAAPMSGLPNRGVRIEGDPEPPPDVRPSADFQIVTPDYFRATGMTLVAGRAFTATDTVDRPPVAIVNQAFASRFFAGRDPIGHVVTFGSDRRHEVVGVVADARFESPEAPAEPTFFLPLHQNIERWSALSFVVWSDRPDAAPAALAAAIHAADPLQPIARVGRFSERLSAALAARRFNTWLLGLFAAVALALAAIGAYGVMAYAVASRTREIGVRAALGARPVDLGGLLLRQCLGMASVAAVLGTAGALALTRFMASLLYDVAPRDATTMAGASLVVIAVAVAAAVAPARRAMQVDPIAAMRDGA from the coding sequence ATCGTGTCGCTCGCGCTGGGGATCGGCGCCAACACCGCCATCTTCACCGTGCTGCACGGCAGCATCCTGCAACCGCTGCCCTATGCGGAGCCCGACCGCCTCGTGGGCCTCTGGGAGACCAGCCGCGACGAGGATCACCGCAGCCTCGCGCCGGCCAACTTCGCTGACTGGCGCCGGCTCACGACCGCGTTCGACGGCATGGCCGCGTACGGCAACGTGCCCGGCACCCTGTCCGGCGTGGGCGAGGTCCAGCGCCTGCGCGCCGTGGCCGCCTCCGCGAACCTGTTCGGGGTGCTCGGCGTCCAGCCGATCGCGGGCCGGCGGATGGCCGCCGGCGACGATGCCGCGGGCGCGACGCCCACGGCGATGGTGACCGAGGGCCTGGCCCGCCGCCTCTTCGGCTCGCCGCAGGCGGCCGTCGGCACGATCCTCACCGTGGACGACGTCGCCTACACGACGGTGGGCGTGCTGGGTGGGCCCCTCGAGCTCCCGAACACGCGCGACGCCGAGATCTGGCTCAGCGGCATCGACGGGCTGCCGCGCAGCGAGGCGTTTCCGCAGGGCCTGGCCGGCGTCCGGGACTCACACTTCATCCGCGCCGTCGGCCGCCTCCGCCGCGGCGTGTCCATCGGCCAGGCGCAGGCGCAGTTGACAGCGGTGATGGACGCCCTGGCCACGGAGTATCCGGCGACCAACGCCGGCCTCGGCGCCCGCATCGTTCCCTTGCAGGAGGACCTCGTCGGCGGCGTGCGGTCGCTCGTGTGGATCCTGCAGGCCGCGGTCGCGGTGCTGCTGCTCATCGCGTGCGCGAACGTCGCGCACCTGCTGCTGGGGCAGGCCGCCGCGCGGCGCGACGAGCTGGCGACGCGCCTGGCGCTCGGCGCCACGGAGGGCCGGATCGTGCGCCAGTTCCTGGCCGAGACCCTCGTCATCGCCGTTCCCGGCGGCGCCGCCGGCATCGCGCTGGCCGTGGCCGGCATCCGCGCGCTGCTGCTGGCCGCGCCGGCCGAGCTGCCGCGGCTGCGGGAGGTGGCGGTGGACGGCGTCGTCCTGGCGTTCGCGTGCGTGGTCACGCTCGGCACCACGCTGGTCTTCGGCCTGGTGCCGGCCTGGCAGGCGGCCCGCGACGGCGCCCGTGTGACGCCGGGCGCGCGCGGCGTCGCCGGCTCGCGCACGGTGCGCCGCTGGCACCACGGCCTGGCCGTCGGCGAACTGGCCCTGGCGGAAGTGCTGCTGGTGGGCGCGGCGCTGCTGCTCGTCAGCTTCGCGAACGCCACGCGCGTGGACCTCGGCTTCCAGACCGACGGGCGCGTGGGCGCCGAGCTGAGCCTGCGCAACGACTACATCCGGACCGTCGCCCCCAACGGCGACATCGACCCGGCGCTGAAGTTCCGGTTCGTGGACCGTGTGCTCGACGCCCTGGCCGGGACCGACGGCGTCCGCGCGACCGCGGCCGGCTTCGCCGCGCCGATGTCGGGCCTGCCCAACCGCGGCGTCCGGATCGAGGGCGACCCCGAGCCCCCGCCTGACGTCCGGCCGTCGGCGGATTTCCAGATCGTGACGCCCGACTACTTCCGCGCGACCGGCATGACCCTCGTCGCGGGTCGCGCGTTCACCGCGACGGACACGGTGGACCGGCCCCCCGTCGCCATCGTCAATCAGGCGTTCGCCAGCCGCTTCTTCGCCGGCCGGGATCCGATCGGACACGTCGTCACGTTCGGCAGCGACCGGCGTCACGAGGTGGTGGGCGTCGTGGCCGACGCGCGGTTCGAATCGCCGGAGGCGCCCGCCGAGCCGACCTTCTTCCTGCCCCTCCACCAGAACATCGAGCGGTGGAGCGCGCTGTCGTTCGTCGTCTGGTCCGACCGTCCGGACGCGGCGCCAGCGGCGCTGGCGGCGGCCATTCACGCGGCCGATCCGCTGCAGCCGATCGCGCGGGTGGGTCGCTTCTCCGAGCGGCTGTCGGCCGCGCTGGCGGCGCGGCGCTTCAACACCTGGCTGCTCGGCCTCTTCGCGGCCGTGGCTCTCGCGCTGGCCGCCATCGGCGCCTACGGCGTGATGGCCTACGCCGTGGCCAGCCGGACCCGCGAGATCGGCGTGCGGGCGGCGCTCGGCGCGCGCCCGGTCGATCTCGGCGGCCTGCTGCTCCGGCAGTGCCTGGGCATGGCCTCGGTGGCCGCCGTCCTCGGCACGGCGGGGGCGCTGGCGTTGACGCGGTTCATGGCGTCGCTCCTCTACGACGTCGCCCCACGCGACGCGACGACGATGGCTGGGGCGTCACTCGTCGTGATCGCGGTGGCCGTGGCCGCGGCCGTCGCGCCGGCCCGGCGCGCGATGCAGGTCGATCCGATCGCGGCGATGCGCGACGGCGCCTGA